CAAAAAATGAAAAGGCTTTTTATTTATAAATTTTCGACGACAATCGAACTAAAATTCTCTATACAAAAATGTCTGATGACAAGTAACGATCTCCTCGATCACAGATAATTGCAACTATAATTCCTTCGTCTAATGTTTCTGCTAATTTTAATGCTGAAGCTACAGCTCCACCACTACTCATTCCTGAGAAAATTCCTTCTTCACGAGCTAAACGAATAGTCATCGCTTTTGCTTCTTCCTGATTTACCTCTAATATTTTATCAATTTTTTCTCTTTTAAAAATTGCTGGTAAATATTCTTCTGGCCATTTACGAATTCCTGGAATACGAACTCCTTCTTTAGGTTGTACACCAACTATAGTAATATCTTTATTTTTTTCTTTCAAATAATCTGAAACTCCTGTAATTGTTCCTGTAGTTCCCATAGCAGAAACAAAATGAGTTATTTCACCATCGGTATCTCTCCAGATCTCTGGTCCGGTTGTGCTGTAATGTGCTTTTGGGTTATCTAAATTATCAAACTGATTTAATCTAAAATATCCTTTCTTGTATTTTAATTCTAGAGCATGGTCAATAGCACCTTCCATACCAATTTCAGATGGTGTTAAGATTACTTCTGCTCCATAAGCTCGCATTGTTTTCACACGTTCTATAGTCGCATGTTCTGGCATTACTAACACCATATTTAATCCTAAAACTTTTGCCATTAATGCAAGTGCAATTCCTGTATTTCCACTTGTTGCTTCTACTAAAGTATCTCCTTTTTTAATATTATTCTTTTTCAAAGCTTCAGAAATCATGTAATACGCTGCTCTGTCTTTTACACTTCCTCCTGGGTTATGTCCTTCTAACTTTAAAAATAAACGGACATTTTTTTTATTTATAATATTTGTAGCTTCTACTAAAGGTGTATTTCCTACAAAATCTGTAATATTCTTTGCGTTCATATACTAGTTGTAAATACTATTTTGTGATTTATAAATCACAGTTGAATTTGGCTCTATAGACTTTGTGATGCAAACATTTGCTCCGATTACCGTATTAGCTCCTACTACAATATTTCCTAAAATTGTAGCATTTGCATAAATGGTAACATTACTTTCTATCGTTGGATGTCTTTTCACTTCGGCTAATTCTTTTTTTACTTGAATTCCACCTAAAGTTACTCCTTGATAAATACTAACATTATTCTCGATAATTGTAGTTTCACCAATTACGACTCCTGTTGCGTGATCGATAAAGAAAGCTTCTCCAATTGTTGCTCCTGGATGAATATCTACACCGGTTAAACTGTGCGCATATTCACTCATCATTCGAGGTAAAATTGGTACATTAATTTTATACAACTCATGACTTAAACGATATATCGCTATGGCGTGAAAACCTGGATACGCTAAATATACTTCACCTAAACTTTTACAAGCTGGATCTGTATTTTCAAAAGCTTTTGCATCTAAATCTAATTTCTTTCGGATATCGCAGAATGATGTTTGATAGTACATCCAAATTTCATCATACTTTTCGATTGACAATCCTTTTAAGATTTTTACAAACTTACCTTTTAAATGATTTGCCTTTTCTTGACAAACGTCTTCAAACAATGCATAAAATAATTGTTTTGTAAAGTATTCTACATCGTCTTTTAGTGATAAGTTGTAATTACTGAATTGCATTTTAATTTTTTATATAAATATAATTAACTTTCTGGAGCTAACTCTACTACTAAACCTTCTAAATCTGGTGTCATTTGTATTTGACAACCTAATCTACTATTATCTTCAACATCAAAAGCTTCTGCTAACATTGCATCTTCATCATCAGACATTTCTGGAAGCTCATGGTTAGACGTAACATAACATTGACAAGAAGCACACATGGCCATTCCTCCACAGATTCCTATGGTTCCCTCTGGAGCTAACTCGTATGAACGAACAACTTCCATTAAGTTCATTGCCATATCTGTCGGAGCAACTACATCATGAATTACACCTTCTCTGTCTTTTATTTTTATATTGATATCCATTTCTTTCAGTATTAAGAAACTAGTATTAAGCCCTGAGTACTTTGGACTTTAGACTTAATACTCAGTGCTAATTGATAGCTTTTACTACTGCTTTCGGCGCCTCTTTTTTAGTTCCGTCGAAACCTTCTACTCCTCCTACAGTTGTATATTTCATGACATACTTTTTATCTGGAAAGATTCTTTTGTATGCACTCTGACACATTAAGGTAGCTTCATGGAAACCACATAAAATTAATTTTAATTTCCCTGGATACGTATTCACATCTCCAATGGCATAAATCCCAGGAATGTTTGTTTGATAATCTAAAGAATTGTCGACTTTAATAGCATTCTTTTCAATTTCTAATCCCCAATTTCCAATCGGCCCAAGTTTTGGAGCTAATCCGAATAAAGGAATGAAATGATCTGTATCAATTATAAATGGTTCTTTATCTTTTTGCTCTACAACAACACCAGTAACTTTATCGTCTCCAAGAATTCCTTTTACCTCAGCAGGAGTAATTAAATTAATCTTTCCTAAGTTCTTTAATTCTTGAACTTTTTCTACTGAATCTAAGGCTCCTCTAAATTCATTTCTTCTATGAATTAATGTTACTGATTTTGCAACATCTGTTAAGAAAATAGACCAATCTAAAGCGGAATCTCCACCACCTGCAATTACAACATCTTTATCACGATATAATTCAGGTTCTTTAATCATGTATTCAACTCCGTTATCTTCGAACTGAGCTAAATTATCAATCTTAGGTTTTCTTGGTTCAAAACTTCCTAAACCTCCAGCAATTGCAACTACTGGTGCTTTATGCTTTGTTCCTTTATTTGTTGTAACGATAAATGTTCCATCGTCTTGTTTATCGATTGTTTCTGCACGTTCTCCTAAAGTAAAACCTGGCTGAAACTGTTTTCCTTGCTCTAATAACTTCTCAGTTAAATCTCCTGCTAAAATTTCAGGATAAGCTGGTATATCGTAAATTGGTTTTTTCGGATAAATCTCTGAACATTGTCCACCTGGCTGTGCTAATGCATCTATTAAATGACAACGTAATTTTAATAATCCTGCCTCAAAAACTGTAAATAAACCTGTTGGTCCTGCTCCTATTATTAATATATCTGTTTCTATCATTTTTCTATCTTTTCTACTAAACCTTTAGTAAACTCGTTTAATGTTTCTACTTTTTGTTCAAAATTTCCTTTAATTGTTTTTCTATACTCGTTCAAATTTTGCACGAGGTCATCTATTTTATCTGGAATTACTTCCTCAAAAAATTGTCGTAATCTTTTTGCTGTTGTAGGTGATTTTCCATTGGTTGAAATTGCAATTTTTACATTTCCTTTGGTAACTACACCTCCCATATAAAAATCACAATATGGTGGATTGTCGGCTACATTTACCAACTTACTTTGCGCTCTACAGTCTTTGTAAACCTCAACATTTATTTCAGGAATATCTGTTGTTGCTATCACAATATGTTTTCCATCTAAATACGAAGTTTTATACACATCATTAATTAGCGTAACATCACCTTTTTCTGCTAAAGCTTTTGTTCCTTCTCTAAACATTGGAGAAACAATCGTAATTTTTGCATCTGGACTTGATTTTAGCAGAAACGTAAGTTTTTCTTCTGCAACAAAACCTCCACCTACAACTAACACCTGTAAATTCTTAACCTTAAGAAATACAGGATATAAATTATTTCTTTCTTCAACCATTTGTAACTTCTTTTACTCCTACTTCATTTTGAATATTTGCTAAGATTTCTCTATGTCTTACTACTTCTCCAATAACTATAATTGCAGGATTACTTAGTCGTTTTTCTTCAACTACTGCTGTTATAGTATTTACAGTTCCCACTCCAACTTTTTCTTGTGGTGTTGTTCCTTCTTGAATAATTGCTACAGGCACGTCTCCTTTTCCTTCTTGTTCAAACAAACTTGTGATTTGAGAAAGTTTCCCCATTCCCATTAATATCACAACTGTTGCATTTGATTTTGCTGCTAACGCAACATCTTCAGAAAGTTTATGCTGCTTTGTAGTTCCTGTAATTACCCAGAAACTTTCTGCGCTACCTCTTTTTGTTAATGGTACATTTTGATACGCTGGAACTGCTATTGATGATGAAATTCCTGGAACCATTGCCACTTCTAATCCGTGTTGCGCTGCATATTCCATTTCCTCAGAACCTCTTCCGAAGATAAAAGGATCTCCACCTTTTAAACGAACCACGTGTCCGTGTGATTTTCCTCTGGCAACAATTAACTCATTGATTTGTTCTTGTTGATATCGGTAACAACCGCGACGTTTTCCTACAAAAATTAACTCAGCATTCGGATTCACGTGATCTAACAATTCTGCATTTACTAAAGCGTCATATAATACAACATCTGCTCTTTGTAATGCTTTAATTGCTTTTAATGTGATTAATTCAGGATCTCCAGGTCCTGCTCCTACTATAGTTAATTTTGGAATTACGTTCATCGTGTTTATTTTACTTCAACTTCTAACTTTCTGTACGCATCTACCTTTTGATAAAAACTCTTTGCCTTATTCGCATATGCTTTAGCGAACTCTTCAGTTGGCTCATGTTTATTGATTTCGTAAACTAATTCTTCAAAAGAACCTTCTAAAACGATTCTATTTGTTTCAACAAATACTTTATCAAAATTCGTTATGATTGCTGCTTGAGTATTTGTTTTCACTTTAGATCCTTCTGCTGTTAATAATGCTTTTGCAGTATTCACAATTGATGCATATGCATGGTAAATACTATCAGACCATTTTTGCTCTTGAATTGCTACTTCTGCATTCACTATTTTTTCTTCGCTTTCGAATAAAAGTGTTGCCACTAAATCTATAACCACACCGGCGCACTCTCCTACACCAATGGCTTTTACATATTTTTTATCGTGTCCCCAATCCACAAAGTCATTCTCTGTTAAATCGTCGGTACTTGACAAATGCTTCAGAATATCATAAAAGTAAGTTTTTCCTTTCCTATCATAATAATCTAAAAAGGTTTCTTGATTATTTTTATGATTTTCGAAATCATTTAACAGTATTTTTAAAGATTCCGGACCGCGCTTACTTGGAACTTTAATTACTTTATCAGAAAATCGTCCAGCTCCATTTCCTAAAACACCTCCACCTAATAAAATTTGTAATGCAGGTGCAACTAAATTTCCTGACTTAATTGACATTCCTTGAAAACCAATGTGTGCCATATTATGCTGACCACAAGCATTCATACAACCACTAATTTTGATTGTAATGTCTTTATTATTTACATATTGCGGATATTCTTTTCTTAGCACACGTTCTAGTTCTACTGAAATACCTGTACTACTCGCTATACCTAAATTACAAGTATCTGTTCCAGGACAAGCAGTGATATCTAATAAACTATCGTACCCAGCTTCTGCAAAACCAAGTTTATTTAATTCTGTGTAGAAGAATGGTAAAAAAGCTGCTCTTACATGACGAATTAAAATATTCTGACGTAATGTAAATCGTAACTCGTTTGCTCCGTATTTCTTAATTAAATCAGCTAGCTTTCTAGCTTTATCAGTATAAAAATCACCTAAATGTACTTTTATCCCAATAGCAAATAAACCATCTTGTTTCTGTGGAATTACATTCGTAGATTTCCATAAATCATATGCTTCTTGATCTTCAATAGTTACTGAAGGAACTTCTGATGTTTCAAAAACAATTTCATTTTCAAACTCAGTCGTGTCAATAGGATAAGATTGATATGCTAAAGCTCTTTTTTCTTTATCTACTAAATTTAAAAATCCATCTAAACCTAAATCTTTAACTAAGAATTTCAAACGTGCTTTTGCTCTTTTAGCTCTTTCTCCGTAACGATCGAAAACCCTTAAAACACCTTCTATAGTTGGAATTAATAGATCTGTTGCTAAGAAATCATACATTACATCTGCATGTCTTGGCTGAGAACCTAGTCCACCTGCTAACACAACTTTAAATCCGCGAATTTCTTGATCTCCGATCTTTTTAGTTTTAGCAATAAAACCTAAATCATGAATAAAACTTAACGCAGTATCGTCATCAGTCGCAGAAAAAGACATTTTAAATTTTCTTCCCATTTCTTGACATACAGGATTTCTTAAGAAAAATTGAAATGTTGCGTGTGCATATGGAGTTACATCAAAAGGTTCTTTAGGATCTATTCCTGCAGTTTCTGATGCTGTTACATTTCTTACTGCGTTTCCACAAGCTTCTCTTAATGTAATATCATCTTTCTCTAATTGAGACCAAAGCTCAGGTGTTCTATCTAAACTTACATAGTGAATCTGAATATCTTGTCTAGTAGTAATGTGTAATCTTCCTCTAGAATATTCATCAGACACATCAGAAATACGATGCAATTGTTCGCTAGTTACTTTTCCGTACGGTATTTTTATACGTACCATTTGAACTCCTAACTGTCTTTGCCCATATACACCACGAGCTAGACGTAGACTTCTAAAACGTTCTTCATCTACCTTTCCTTCTTTAAAAAGTCTAATTTTTCTTTCTAATTCCAAGATGTCTTTTTCAACAACTGGATTTTCTATTTCGCTTCTAAAACTTTGCATGGTAATAGGGTTTAATTATGCAAAAATTGCTGCTTGTTTAATAATTCTTCTTCGGTTTCTACATGATTCTCATCAGGAACACAACAATCAACAGGACAAACTGCTGCACATTGTGGCTCTTCGTGAAACCCTTTACATTCTGTACATTTATCTGGTACAATGAAATAATATTCATCAGATATTGCTTCTTGATCATCTTCAGCATTCAGCTTAATTCCATTCAATAATTCAATATCTCCTTCTAAAGAAGTTCCTTGACCGTAATTCCAGTCTTCGGCTCCTTCGTAAATCGCTGTATTCGGGCACTCTGGCTCACAGGCACCACAATTGATACATTCGTCTGTTATAATAATTGCCATTTCCTGTTTTTTTTAATTGATGAAACCTACACCCGAAGTATTATTTGTTTTCGGATTGATTAAGATAAAAGCTCCATTCGCTTTGTTTTCTTTATAACTATCCACAAATAACGGTTTGCTTACTTTCAGGCTAACTTTCCCTATTTCATTCAGGGAAAGTTTTGAAGGGTTTTCATCTTCGCCTGAAAAGTCAGTATTAATAATTGCATCTAGACTTGTAATCTTAGCTTGAGCATCGTTTACTCCATGCTTGATATAATATTTTTCTGAAGCTTGTAATGGCGTGCTATCCATCCAACAAATTGTAGCTTCTAATTGTTTTACAACTTTAGGTTCTTGACCCGTTTTCACTAACATGTCACCTCTACTCACATTCACATTATCTTCTAATGTAATGCTTACAGAACTTCCACTTTTAGCTTGTTCGAATTCTTGATCGAAAAATTGAATACTTTTTACTTTAGATTTTGTTTCAGAAGGCAATACGGTAACTTCATCTCCAACTGCTAAATCTCCTCCGTATAATTTCCCAGCGTAACCTCTATAATCGTGATATTCATCTGTTTTAGGACGGATTACTGTTTGTACAGGGAAACGCACTTTAAATTCAGATTCTTGTTCCTCTTCTACATGTAAACCTTCTAAATATTCTAACAAACTTTTACCTGTATACCATGGAATATTATTTGACGCAGTAACTACATTATCTCCATGTAAAGCTGAAACTGGTACAAAAGTTAAATTTTGATCTTGATAATCACTTTTCTGAGCTAAATATTCTATCTCTCCTTTAATCTGATTGAATTTCTCTTCAGAATAATCTACCAAGTCCATTTTATTCACTGCGATAACAACTTCTTTCACTCTAAGTAAATTATTGATAAAGAAGTGACGATATGTTTGTTCGACCACTCCATTTCTAGCATCTACTAAAATTATAGACGCTTGAGAATTTGACGCTCCAGTAACCATATTTCTTGTATACTCAATGTGTCCAGGACTATCTGCCACAATAAAACTAGTTCTTGGTGTAGAAAAATAAATATGTGCTACATCGATTGTAATTCCTTGCTCTCTCTCAGCTACCAAACCGTCTGTTGCCAATGAAAAATCTAAATAATCAAATCCTCTTTGTTTACTTTTATCTTCAATAGCTTGAAGTTTATCTTCAGTCAATGAATTCGTATCGTATAAAATTCGTCCTATTAACGTGCTCTTTCCATCATCTACACTTCCTGCTGTTGCTATCTTTAGTACGTTCATTTTTTTTAAATATTAGAGTTTAAGACTGTAAAAGCTTTTTAAAATAATCCCTAAACTATAAACCTTATTACAGTCCTTAACTCTTGTTTAATGCTATAATTCTTTAAAAATATCCTTGTTGCTTTCTTTTTTCCATTGCTGCCTCAGAACGCTTATCATCTATTCTTGCGCCACGTTCAGAAATTTTGGATTCTCTGATCTCGGCAACTACAGATGCGATATCTACAGCATCTGATAAAACTGCTGCAGTACAACTCATATCTCCTACAGTTCTAAAACGAACCATTCTTTGCTCTACTTTCTCATCTTCATCTCGATATACAACTCCATCATTTGCAGACCAAATCAATCCATCTCTTAAGAAAGTTTCACGCTGATGTGCAAAGTATATGGAAGGAATTTCAATAGCTTCCTTTTGGATATACGACCATACATCTAACTCCGTCCAATTTGAAATAGGAAACACACGAACATTTTGACCTAAATCGATTCTTCCATTTAACATATCAAACAATTCTGGCCTTTGATTTTTTTCATCCCACTGACCGAAATCATCACGAACTGAAAAAATTCTCTCTTTTGCTCTTGCTTTCTCTTCATCTCTTCTTGCACCACCGATACATGCATCGAATCCGAATTCTTCAATTGCGTCTAATAAAGTTTCAGTCTGTAAAATATTTCTACTCGCATACTTTCCAGTTTCTTCTTTTACTTTACCAGCATCTATATTATCTTGAACATTACGAACGATTAACTCAACTCCTAATTCTTCAACTAACCGATCACGAAACTCAATAGTTTCAGGAAAATTATGTCCTGTATCGATATGCATTAAAGGGAATGGAATTTTTGCTGGGTAAAAAGCTTTTTGAGCTAATCTTACCAGGGTAATACTATCTTTTCCTCCAGAAAATAACAACACAGGCTTTTCAAACTGAGCTGCTACTTCTCTTATGATATAAATTGCTTCACTCTCTAATGCTCCTACTCTAATTACATCCGTATTCATAATCATGTTTTTTAAATATGTAAACCACATTCTCTATTACTCTCTACCTTAGTTGGATCGAAATACTTAAATTCATTAGGTAAATCAAACTTAGCTAAATATTGATCTAAATCTTCATCTGAAAAATTGTAAAAAGGACTCACTTTCAGTATTCCATCTTTACTT
This genomic stretch from Tenacibaculum jejuense harbors:
- the cysM gene encoding cysteine synthase CysM, coding for MNAKNITDFVGNTPLVEATNIINKKNVRLFLKLEGHNPGGSVKDRAAYYMISEALKKNNIKKGDTLVEATSGNTGIALALMAKVLGLNMVLVMPEHATIERVKTMRAYGAEVILTPSEIGMEGAIDHALELKYKKGYFRLNQFDNLDNPKAHYSTTGPEIWRDTDGEITHFVSAMGTTGTITGVSDYLKEKNKDITIVGVQPKEGVRIPGIRKWPEEYLPAIFKREKIDKILEVNQEEAKAMTIRLAREEGIFSGMSSGGAVASALKLAETLDEGIIVAIICDRGDRYLSSDIFV
- the epsC gene encoding serine O-acetyltransferase EpsC, whose translation is MQFSNYNLSLKDDVEYFTKQLFYALFEDVCQEKANHLKGKFVKILKGLSIEKYDEIWMYYQTSFCDIRKKLDLDAKAFENTDPACKSLGEVYLAYPGFHAIAIYRLSHELYKINVPILPRMMSEYAHSLTGVDIHPGATIGEAFFIDHATGVVIGETTIIENNVSIYQGVTLGGIQVKKELAEVKRHPTIESNVTIYANATILGNIVVGANTVIGANVCITKSIEPNSTVIYKSQNSIYN
- a CDS encoding 2Fe-2S iron-sulfur cluster-binding protein is translated as MDINIKIKDREGVIHDVVAPTDMAMNLMEVVRSYELAPEGTIGICGGMAMCASCQCYVTSNHELPEMSDDEDAMLAEAFDVEDNSRLGCQIQMTPDLEGLVVELAPES
- a CDS encoding NAD(P)/FAD-dependent oxidoreductase, which produces MIETDILIIGAGPTGLFTVFEAGLLKLRCHLIDALAQPGGQCSEIYPKKPIYDIPAYPEILAGDLTEKLLEQGKQFQPGFTLGERAETIDKQDDGTFIVTTNKGTKHKAPVVAIAGGLGSFEPRKPKIDNLAQFEDNGVEYMIKEPELYRDKDVVIAGGGDSALDWSIFLTDVAKSVTLIHRRNEFRGALDSVEKVQELKNLGKINLITPAEVKGILGDDKVTGVVVEQKDKEPFIIDTDHFIPLFGLAPKLGPIGNWGLEIEKNAIKVDNSLDYQTNIPGIYAIGDVNTYPGKLKLILCGFHEATLMCQSAYKRIFPDKKYVMKYTTVGGVEGFDGTKKEAPKAVVKAIN
- a CDS encoding precorrin-2 dehydrogenase/sirohydrochlorin ferrochelatase family protein is translated as MVEERNNLYPVFLKVKNLQVLVVGGGFVAEEKLTFLLKSSPDAKITIVSPMFREGTKALAEKGDVTLINDVYKTSYLDGKHIVIATTDIPEINVEVYKDCRAQSKLVNVADNPPYCDFYMGGVVTKGNVKIAISTNGKSPTTAKRLRQFFEEVIPDKIDDLVQNLNEYRKTIKGNFEQKVETLNEFTKGLVEKIEK
- the cobA gene encoding uroporphyrinogen-III C-methyltransferase, producing MNVIPKLTIVGAGPGDPELITLKAIKALQRADVVLYDALVNAELLDHVNPNAELIFVGKRRGCYRYQQEQINELIVARGKSHGHVVRLKGGDPFIFGRGSEEMEYAAQHGLEVAMVPGISSSIAVPAYQNVPLTKRGSAESFWVITGTTKQHKLSEDVALAAKSNATVVILMGMGKLSQITSLFEQEGKGDVPVAIIQEGTTPQEKVGVGTVNTITAVVEEKRLSNPAIIVIGEVVRHREILANIQNEVGVKEVTNG
- a CDS encoding nitrite/sulfite reductase, producing the protein MQSFRSEIENPVVEKDILELERKIRLFKEGKVDEERFRSLRLARGVYGQRQLGVQMVRIKIPYGKVTSEQLHRISDVSDEYSRGRLHITTRQDIQIHYVSLDRTPELWSQLEKDDITLREACGNAVRNVTASETAGIDPKEPFDVTPYAHATFQFFLRNPVCQEMGRKFKMSFSATDDDTALSFIHDLGFIAKTKKIGDQEIRGFKVVLAGGLGSQPRHADVMYDFLATDLLIPTIEGVLRVFDRYGERAKRAKARLKFLVKDLGLDGFLNLVDKEKRALAYQSYPIDTTEFENEIVFETSEVPSVTIEDQEAYDLWKSTNVIPQKQDGLFAIGIKVHLGDFYTDKARKLADLIKKYGANELRFTLRQNILIRHVRAAFLPFFYTELNKLGFAEAGYDSLLDITACPGTDTCNLGIASSTGISVELERVLRKEYPQYVNNKDITIKISGCMNACGQHNMAHIGFQGMSIKSGNLVAPALQILLGGGVLGNGAGRFSDKVIKVPSKRGPESLKILLNDFENHKNNQETFLDYYDRKGKTYFYDILKHLSSTDDLTENDFVDWGHDKKYVKAIGVGECAGVVIDLVATLLFESEEKIVNAEVAIQEQKWSDSIYHAYASIVNTAKALLTAEGSKVKTNTQAAIITNFDKVFVETNRIVLEGSFEELVYEINKHEPTEEFAKAYANKAKSFYQKVDAYRKLEVEVK
- a CDS encoding 4Fe-4S dicluster domain-containing protein; amino-acid sequence: MAIIITDECINCGACEPECPNTAIYEGAEDWNYGQGTSLEGDIELLNGIKLNAEDDQEAISDEYYFIVPDKCTECKGFHEEPQCAAVCPVDCCVPDENHVETEEELLNKQQFLHN
- a CDS encoding sulfate adenylyltransferase subunit 1, with translation MNVLKIATAGSVDDGKSTLIGRILYDTNSLTEDKLQAIEDKSKQRGFDYLDFSLATDGLVAEREQGITIDVAHIYFSTPRTSFIVADSPGHIEYTRNMVTGASNSQASIILVDARNGVVEQTYRHFFINNLLRVKEVVIAVNKMDLVDYSEEKFNQIKGEIEYLAQKSDYQDQNLTFVPVSALHGDNVVTASNNIPWYTGKSLLEYLEGLHVEEEQESEFKVRFPVQTVIRPKTDEYHDYRGYAGKLYGGDLAVGDEVTVLPSETKSKVKSIQFFDQEFEQAKSGSSVSITLEDNVNVSRGDMLVKTGQEPKVVKQLEATICWMDSTPLQASEKYYIKHGVNDAQAKITSLDAIINTDFSGEDENPSKLSLNEIGKVSLKVSKPLFVDSYKENKANGAFILINPKTNNTSGVGFIN
- the cysD gene encoding sulfate adenylyltransferase subunit CysD — translated: MWFTYLKNMIMNTDVIRVGALESEAIYIIREVAAQFEKPVLLFSGGKDSITLVRLAQKAFYPAKIPFPLMHIDTGHNFPETIEFRDRLVEELGVELIVRNVQDNIDAGKVKEETGKYASRNILQTETLLDAIEEFGFDACIGGARRDEEKARAKERIFSVRDDFGQWDEKNQRPELFDMLNGRIDLGQNVRVFPISNWTELDVWSYIQKEAIEIPSIYFAHQRETFLRDGLIWSANDGVVYRDEDEKVEQRMVRFRTVGDMSCTAAVLSDAVDIASVVAEIRESKISERGARIDDKRSEAAMEKRKQQGYF